The Raoultibacter phocaeensis genome includes a window with the following:
- a CDS encoding DegT/DnrJ/EryC1/StrS family aminotransferase, with product MQFIDLKTQFERIEEDVITRVNAVLRSQRYIMGPEVQKLEEQLADFAGTKHAFTCASGTDALVIPLMAYELAESDAVFVPSFTFFASAESITLAGGTPIFVDIDESTFNIDPVHLENEIERVLGEGKLKPRGVMPVDLFGRLADYDAIWRIADKYDLFVIEDACQGFGASLSGKRACSFGNVGATSFFPAKPLGCYGDGGAIFTDDDELASLIMSIRVHGQGVDKYDNVRIGVNGRFDAIQAAIVLAKLQVFEDELIRRAQVAQYYTEHLSDILRTPTVPEQSVSAWAQYTLVAEDAEQRTKILSGMKEKGVPSAVYYPVPIHRSTAYRNLGYEDVSLPVSEALASKVFSIPMHPYLNEKDMDKVVDAIKGSL from the coding sequence ATGCAGTTCATTGATTTGAAAACTCAATTCGAGCGCATAGAGGAGGACGTTATAACCCGTGTGAACGCCGTTCTACGTAGCCAGCGCTACATTATGGGCCCAGAGGTTCAGAAGCTCGAAGAGCAGCTTGCTGATTTTGCCGGTACGAAACACGCTTTCACGTGCGCGAGCGGAACGGACGCCCTCGTCATTCCTTTGATGGCGTACGAGCTTGCCGAATCTGATGCCGTTTTCGTTCCCTCGTTTACGTTTTTCGCTTCGGCAGAAAGCATCACCCTTGCGGGGGGAACTCCTATTTTTGTCGACATCGATGAAAGCACATTCAACATCGATCCGGTGCACTTAGAAAACGAGATAGAGCGGGTTCTTGGCGAGGGGAAGTTAAAGCCTCGGGGAGTAATGCCTGTAGATCTTTTCGGACGATTGGCGGATTACGATGCGATATGGCGCATTGCGGACAAGTACGATCTATTTGTGATCGAGGATGCATGTCAGGGGTTCGGGGCATCTTTGAGCGGAAAACGTGCTTGTTCGTTTGGAAACGTAGGGGCAACGTCGTTCTTTCCTGCAAAACCTTTAGGCTGTTATGGTGATGGTGGCGCAATATTTACCGATGATGATGAGCTGGCTTCTCTTATCATGTCGATTCGGGTGCATGGACAAGGTGTGGATAAGTACGACAACGTTCGCATCGGCGTGAACGGTCGTTTCGACGCCATTCAGGCTGCCATTGTGTTGGCAAAGCTTCAAGTTTTTGAAGACGAGTTGATCAGGCGCGCTCAAGTTGCGCAGTACTATACGGAACATCTCTCTGATATCCTACGTACTCCTACGGTACCCGAACAATCTGTTTCGGCGTGGGCGCAGTATACCTTGGTTGCAGAAGATGCAGAACAGCGAACCAAGATTCTTTCCGGAATGAAGGAGAAGGGCGTTCCCTCGGCAGTATATTATCCTGTACCCATACATCGTTCAACGGCGTATCGAAATTTGGGTTACGAAGACGTTAGTTTGCCCGTGAGTGAGGCTCTCGCATCAAAAGTGTTCAGTATTCCCATGCATCCATACCTTAACGAGAAAGACATGGACAAGGTAGTTGACGCAATAAAAGGGAGCCTGTAA
- a CDS encoding Gfo/Idh/MocA family protein, with translation MEMLKVGVLGTGNMGRNHLRVLSSMHEYELVGCFDVNFESAKQQAELYGIQAFRSQEELFDAVDEVHIVTPSFLHEECAVAAAKAGCHVLVEKPIALTLEAAQNIIDACESAGVRLCVGHVERFNPAITTLLEILKQEEVLSVDFRRMSPFDRRVSDASVVQDLMIHDIDVLNAIADSPVKRVVGQGANVYTDKLDYAQALVEFENGLLASLTASRITETKIRCAEINARNAFIAVDYLNRSVRISRKTNFTLDVGYSLQYKQENIIEQVFVPSNEPLRAEFQHFANCIQTGEPVATSGEMGKKALALCLEITEKAQLGN, from the coding sequence ATGGAAATGCTCAAGGTAGGGGTACTCGGCACCGGGAATATGGGGCGGAATCATTTAAGGGTTCTCTCCTCCATGCACGAGTACGAGCTCGTTGGTTGTTTCGACGTTAACTTTGAGTCTGCGAAACAGCAAGCAGAGCTTTATGGGATACAAGCGTTTCGCTCGCAAGAAGAATTATTCGATGCAGTTGATGAGGTGCATATCGTTACCCCATCGTTCCTGCACGAAGAGTGTGCTGTAGCAGCCGCCAAGGCGGGCTGTCATGTACTCGTCGAAAAACCCATCGCCTTAACTCTTGAGGCTGCCCAAAACATAATCGATGCTTGCGAGAGTGCTGGCGTCAGACTCTGCGTTGGGCATGTGGAGAGATTTAATCCTGCCATAACGACATTGCTTGAGATCCTAAAACAAGAGGAAGTTTTGTCTGTTGATTTTCGCCGCATGAGTCCTTTTGATCGACGTGTGTCCGATGCAAGCGTTGTACAGGATCTCATGATTCACGATATCGATGTCCTCAATGCGATTGCGGATTCTCCTGTGAAACGTGTTGTCGGTCAAGGTGCGAATGTGTATACCGATAAGCTCGATTATGCCCAGGCTTTGGTCGAGTTTGAAAACGGCCTTCTTGCCAGCTTAACGGCGAGCCGAATCACCGAGACGAAAATACGGTGTGCAGAAATCAACGCTCGCAACGCCTTCATAGCTGTTGATTATCTTAACCGGTCGGTTAGAATATCTCGCAAAACGAACTTTACACTTGATGTTGGTTACAGCTTACAGTACAAGCAAGAAAACATTATCGAGCAAGTGTTTGTTCCGTCTAACGAGCCCTTACGAGCGGAGTTTCAGCATTTCGCCAACTGCATTCAGACAGGCGAACCAGTAGCAACCAGCGGGGAGATGGGTAAAAAGGCACTTGCGCTTTGCCTTGAGATAACCGAAAAGGCCCAGTTGGGCAATTAA
- a CDS encoding acyl carrier protein: MSNSETYDQIFLETLELEEEQLGDGLEYQSVSNWDSVGHMQLTSALEDAFDIMLDTDDIIDFTSYSVGKDILRKYGVEF; encoded by the coding sequence GTGAGCAATTCTGAAACATACGACCAGATTTTCCTTGAAACACTTGAGTTGGAGGAAGAGCAGTTGGGGGATGGTTTGGAATACCAATCTGTTTCCAACTGGGATTCCGTGGGCCATATGCAGCTTACCTCGGCGCTGGAAGATGCCTTCGATATTATGCTAGATACCGACGATATAATCGATTTCACTTCGTATTCTGTAGGAAAAGACATCTTGAGAAAGTATGGCGTTGAATTCTAG
- a CDS encoding AMP-binding protein: MALNSREYGQDKVWGNRVALVDEEKTITFSQLCSAADSVTEGLKSRTVVLFIASNTVACVVGYVAFMRKGIVPLMVSSSIGEDELNALLEMYEPEYVWHKDIDGFPGRTAAVYGDYRLTETAYESASEINSDLALLLTTSGSTGTQKYVRLTYENVKSNASAIAEYLSITEDDRAITTLPLSYSYGLSIINSHLISGASIILTERTLFDRGLWNLLKEKEATSFGGVPYTYEMLKRLHFERMDIPSLRYITQAGGRLSEELQHEFAEICMSKGIEFFVMYGQTEATARLTYLPAEYASEKIGSIGVPIPGGEIMLADEEGNAISEANKAGELVYKGSNVSLGYATCRADLGLGDERHGWLKTGDVAMRDEDGFYRIVGRKKRFLKLYGNRVNLDDVEAILSKEGYVAACAGRDDSMSVYVEGDQENAKAAQVFLANKLGLYKGAFKVRPITALPRNEAGKLLYAELEATKNA, translated from the coding sequence ATGGCGTTGAATTCTAGAGAATACGGACAGGACAAGGTTTGGGGAAATCGAGTAGCTCTTGTCGACGAAGAGAAGACCATAACGTTCTCTCAGCTTTGCTCGGCAGCGGATTCTGTAACCGAAGGGCTGAAATCGCGTACGGTCGTATTGTTTATAGCTTCTAACACCGTCGCATGCGTTGTCGGCTATGTCGCGTTTATGAGGAAAGGTATTGTACCTTTGATGGTGTCTTCCTCTATTGGTGAAGACGAGCTTAACGCCTTGCTTGAAATGTACGAACCCGAATATGTGTGGCACAAAGACATTGATGGATTTCCGGGCAGAACTGCGGCTGTGTATGGGGATTATCGGCTTACCGAGACAGCGTACGAAAGCGCATCAGAGATTAATTCCGACCTAGCGCTGCTTTTAACAACTTCGGGGTCTACTGGAACCCAGAAATACGTAAGGTTGACATACGAGAATGTCAAGAGCAACGCTTCGGCCATAGCCGAGTACCTTAGCATTACGGAAGATGACAGAGCGATAACCACGCTGCCGCTCTCCTACTCGTATGGGCTATCGATTATCAACAGCCATTTGATCTCGGGAGCTTCAATAATTCTCACAGAGCGGACACTATTCGATCGCGGGCTGTGGAATCTATTAAAGGAAAAGGAAGCAACCTCGTTTGGCGGTGTGCCGTATACCTATGAAATGCTGAAACGTCTGCATTTTGAACGCATGGACATACCGTCTCTCAGATACATAACGCAAGCAGGCGGTCGGTTGAGCGAAGAATTGCAGCACGAATTTGCTGAGATCTGCATGAGCAAGGGCATCGAATTTTTTGTGATGTATGGACAGACTGAAGCCACGGCGCGATTAACTTATTTGCCAGCGGAGTATGCTTCAGAAAAAATCGGAAGCATAGGAGTACCAATTCCTGGTGGAGAGATTATGCTAGCCGACGAAGAAGGGAATGCGATATCGGAAGCCAATAAGGCGGGGGAACTTGTCTATAAGGGTTCTAATGTATCGTTGGGCTATGCAACTTGTCGTGCCGATCTCGGCCTCGGCGACGAGCGCCATGGGTGGCTTAAGACCGGCGATGTTGCTATGCGAGACGAAGATGGGTTTTATCGGATCGTCGGAAGAAAGAAACGGTTTCTTAAACTGTACGGCAACCGCGTGAACCTCGACGATGTCGAAGCAATTTTGTCTAAAGAGGGGTACGTGGCAGCTTGTGCGGGTAGAGACGATAGTATGAGCGTTTACGTTGAGGGAGATCAGGAAAACGCTAAAGCTGCGCAAGTCTTCTTAGCGAATAAACTGGGACTGTATAAAGGTGCGTTCAAGGTAAGGCCCATCACTGCCCTTCCTCGCAATGAAGCAGGCAAGCTCCTATACGCAGAGCTGGAGGCAACGAAAAATGCTTGA
- a CDS encoding LuxE/PaaK family acyltransferase gives MLDYEALFELEPFGLEQKEKENLYNHWLAELSRHHCLSCESYQRIVNVLGDNPALPVRLFKDFDLMSIDASDIVKTMTSSGTTGQRVSKIYLDRSTSARQTKALAKIVSSFTGSKRMPMLIVDSSAVVKNRAMFSARGAGILGFSVFGRDVTYALDENMNLDIEAIKSFQERHRDESVLLFGFTFMIWQYFCQALLEKGIMLDMRGIMIHGGGWKKLVTESVTNEEFKRIVAETSGIQQIHNYYGMVEQTGSVFMECEEGHLHASVFSDVFTLDPLTLQQTEGRGVVGCVSLLPTSYPGHILLTEDEGEVLGVDDCPCGRKGRYFSIYGRMRGAEIRGCSDTHEKR, from the coding sequence ATGCTTGATTACGAAGCGCTTTTCGAGTTGGAGCCGTTTGGGCTTGAGCAAAAAGAAAAAGAGAACCTGTACAATCATTGGCTGGCAGAGCTTTCTCGTCACCATTGCCTTTCGTGTGAAAGCTACCAAAGGATCGTGAACGTGCTCGGAGATAATCCTGCTCTGCCCGTACGTCTTTTCAAAGATTTTGACCTGATGAGCATTGATGCATCTGATATCGTAAAAACAATGACATCTTCTGGCACAACAGGCCAAAGAGTATCGAAGATATACCTTGATCGATCCACTTCGGCTCGGCAAACAAAAGCCCTAGCAAAAATCGTTTCAAGCTTTACTGGCTCTAAGAGAATGCCGATGCTTATTGTTGATTCGAGTGCGGTGGTAAAAAACAGAGCAATGTTTTCGGCACGTGGCGCAGGAATATTGGGATTTTCGGTTTTTGGCAGAGATGTGACATACGCCCTCGATGAAAACATGAACTTAGATATTGAAGCTATTAAATCTTTTCAGGAAAGACATCGCGACGAGAGTGTTTTGCTTTTCGGCTTTACTTTCATGATATGGCAGTATTTTTGTCAAGCGTTGCTCGAAAAAGGCATAATGCTCGACATGAGAGGAATCATGATCCACGGAGGCGGCTGGAAGAAGCTTGTCACGGAGAGCGTCACCAACGAGGAGTTCAAAAGAATTGTTGCCGAGACATCGGGGATACAGCAGATCCACAACTACTATGGGATGGTTGAGCAGACCGGGTCGGTTTTTATGGAATGCGAGGAAGGACATCTCCACGCGTCGGTTTTTTCTGATGTGTTTACTTTAGATCCGCTGACCTTGCAGCAGACGGAAGGGCGAGGTGTGGTAGGTTGCGTTTCGCTGCTGCCTACAAGTTACCCTGGCCACATCCTTCTTACCGAAGACGAAGGAGAAGTACTCGGGGTCGACGACTGCCCATGCGGAAGAAAAGGAAGGTATTTCTCTATCTACGGAAGAATGCGTGGTGCAGAAATAAGGGGGTGCAGCGATACACATGAAAAGCGATAG
- a CDS encoding acyl-CoA reductase — MKSDREIVIDNGMLVDFLLGNANVEQRPLPVYSDEAVAFLSDLSKALMNDPETRSYPDVVSFGYWCRKANVMKRKQQLNGIGEACFRVGRGLAFHVAPSNVPVNFAFSFVFSLLAGNANIVRVPSKPFKQVEFILRSIRGLLKKHPEIGKRTAFVSYPSSSEATKAFSACADVRIIWGGDQTVAEVRLCPSKPRCKDIVFSDRYSFAFINGKELESVPGDVMRRIARDFYNDTYLMDQNACSSPHMIIWKGADDAIKASFWKAVENVAEFEYDLQPAVVMDKYVQLCEDAIRGNVIEGIEFNGLLVAVNLESLPENVEQLRGKGGYFYQIDDVELHDFALLVSEKTQTLTYYGFTAHELGELIQSLGSFGIDRIVPIGAAMDIDIIWDGYDLVGEMSRIIDIR; from the coding sequence ATGAAAAGCGATAGAGAAATCGTCATTGACAACGGTATGCTAGTCGATTTTCTTTTAGGAAATGCCAACGTGGAACAGCGTCCCCTTCCCGTTTACTCCGATGAGGCAGTTGCATTTCTTTCGGATCTTTCAAAAGCTCTTATGAACGATCCCGAAACGAGATCGTATCCAGATGTGGTTTCGTTCGGATATTGGTGTCGCAAAGCGAATGTAATGAAAAGAAAACAGCAGTTAAACGGAATTGGCGAAGCATGCTTTCGCGTCGGACGGGGGTTGGCCTTTCACGTAGCCCCGTCTAACGTACCTGTAAACTTCGCGTTCTCTTTTGTTTTTTCGCTTCTCGCAGGCAATGCAAACATAGTGCGTGTGCCATCAAAGCCTTTTAAGCAAGTCGAGTTTATTCTTCGCTCAATACGCGGACTGCTAAAAAAACATCCAGAAATCGGCAAAAGAACCGCGTTTGTTTCATATCCATCGAGCAGCGAAGCGACCAAAGCATTTAGCGCTTGCGCCGATGTTCGAATAATATGGGGTGGTGATCAGACTGTTGCGGAGGTGCGTTTGTGTCCGTCAAAGCCCCGTTGCAAGGATATTGTTTTCTCCGACAGATACTCATTTGCTTTTATAAACGGCAAGGAACTCGAATCGGTTCCAGGTGACGTTATGAGGCGGATAGCCCGTGATTTCTATAATGATACGTATCTGATGGATCAAAACGCCTGTTCATCTCCTCATATGATTATTTGGAAAGGTGCCGATGATGCGATAAAAGCAAGCTTTTGGAAAGCCGTGGAGAACGTCGCCGAGTTCGAGTACGATTTGCAGCCGGCAGTGGTGATGGATAAATATGTACAGCTATGCGAAGACGCGATACGCGGAAACGTAATAGAAGGTATTGAATTTAACGGGTTGCTAGTGGCCGTAAACCTCGAATCACTTCCCGAGAATGTCGAGCAATTGCGCGGAAAGGGGGGGTATTTTTATCAAATCGACGATGTGGAGCTACATGATTTCGCTCTGCTTGTGTCGGAAAAGACCCAAACCTTAACCTACTATGGTTTTACGGCGCATGAGCTTGGCGAACTAATTCAATCTCTCGGGTCTTTCGGCATAGATAGAATCGTACCCATTGGGGCAGCGATGGATATCGACATCATATGGGATGGATACGATCTAGTTGGAGAAATGTCTCGGATAATCGATATAAGATAG
- a CDS encoding SDR family NAD(P)-dependent oxidoreductase gives MRLNSKICLITGASKGIGRATVERFCKEGATVYANGRNEGSLDEWADSLTNEGPGKVVPAYFDVTDEISVKSCIQRIRKEQGRLDVLVNNAGILKDAPIGMISHAMTEEVFTTNVFAVINLIQYACKLMVRQKSGSIINMASIMGVVGNKNQVVYAGSKGAIVAVTKSAAKELAPFNIRVNAIAPGIIDTDMFHQIGDEFAKELVDRVGMHRVGSADDVSKLCLFLASDDSLYISGQIIGVDGAMVV, from the coding sequence ATGAGACTGAACAGTAAAATATGCCTCATAACTGGGGCCAGCAAAGGAATAGGGCGTGCAACCGTGGAGCGTTTCTGCAAAGAAGGCGCAACGGTGTATGCGAATGGTCGTAATGAGGGCTCTTTGGACGAGTGGGCGGATTCGCTTACGAACGAAGGGCCTGGGAAGGTTGTCCCGGCCTACTTCGACGTCACGGATGAGATTTCGGTAAAGAGCTGTATCCAGAGAATAAGAAAAGAGCAAGGGCGGCTCGATGTTCTTGTAAACAATGCGGGCATACTGAAGGATGCTCCTATTGGAATGATTTCCCATGCAATGACCGAAGAAGTTTTTACAACTAATGTCTTCGCAGTTATCAATCTGATTCAGTATGCGTGTAAGCTTATGGTACGGCAAAAATCAGGCAGTATTATTAACATGGCCTCCATAATGGGCGTTGTTGGCAACAAGAATCAAGTTGTATATGCGGGTTCAAAAGGAGCGATTGTCGCGGTGACAAAATCGGCTGCGAAGGAGCTCGCCCCCTTCAATATCAGAGTGAACGCTATAGCGCCAGGAATAATTGATACCGATATGTTTCATCAAATTGGTGACGAGTTCGCAAAAGAGCTCGTTGATAGAGTCGGAATGCATCGCGTTGGATCAGCTGATGACGTTTCAAAGTTGTGTCTCTTCCTCGCATCTGATGATTCTTTATACATCTCGGGTCAAATCATCGGCGTCGATGGAGCCATGGTTGTGTAG
- a CDS encoding glycosyltransferase family 2 protein: MDPSSNKVVAVLIPCYNEAVTIGKVVDDFKRELPGAEVYVYDNNSSDGTADIARAHGATMRMEPRQGKGNVVRQMLRDVDADCYVMVDGDDTYPAEAARALAAPVLADEADMVVGDRLSNGTYGQENDRAFHGFGNDLVRALIKWIYGFEYSDVMTGYRAFNRVFAKTMPVLSPSFEIETELSIHAVDKRWRVAEVPVAYRDRPEGSESKLDTFSDGAKVLLTIGSLFKDYRPLALFSWVALLLCLLGLIAGVPVIVEFAQTGLVPKLPSALLAVALVFAGLLSFSCGLVLDTVVKGSRKAYELEVTRVYGEMRRS; encoded by the coding sequence GTGGATCCGAGTTCCAATAAAGTCGTCGCCGTGCTCATACCGTGCTACAACGAGGCCGTGACGATCGGCAAGGTGGTCGACGACTTCAAACGCGAGCTGCCGGGCGCCGAGGTCTACGTCTACGACAACAACTCCTCCGACGGCACCGCCGACATCGCGCGGGCGCACGGCGCGACCATGAGGATGGAGCCCAGGCAGGGCAAGGGCAACGTCGTGCGCCAGATGCTGCGCGACGTCGACGCCGACTGCTACGTCATGGTCGACGGCGACGACACCTACCCCGCCGAGGCCGCGCGCGCCCTCGCCGCGCCGGTGCTCGCCGACGAGGCCGACATGGTCGTGGGCGACCGGCTCTCCAACGGCACCTACGGCCAGGAGAACGACCGGGCCTTCCACGGCTTCGGCAACGACCTCGTGCGCGCGCTCATCAAGTGGATCTACGGCTTCGAGTACTCCGACGTCATGACCGGCTACCGCGCGTTCAACCGCGTGTTCGCCAAGACCATGCCCGTGCTCAGCCCCTCCTTCGAGATCGAGACCGAGCTCTCGATCCACGCCGTCGACAAGCGCTGGCGCGTGGCGGAGGTGCCGGTGGCCTACCGCGACCGGCCCGAGGGCTCGGAGAGCAAGCTCGACACCTTCTCCGACGGCGCGAAGGTGCTTTTGACCATCGGCTCGCTGTTCAAGGACTACCGGCCGCTCGCGCTGTTCTCGTGGGTGGCGCTCCTCCTGTGCCTGCTCGGCCTCATCGCGGGCGTGCCCGTGATCGTGGAGTTCGCGCAGACGGGCCTCGTGCCCAAGCTCCCCTCGGCGCTCCTCGCCGTCGCCCTCGTGTTCGCGGGGCTTCTGAGCTTCTCGTGCGGTCTCGTCCTCGACACCGTGGTCAAGGGCAGCCGCAAGGCCTACGAGCTCGAGGTGACGAGGGTCTACGGGGAGATGCGGAGAAGTTAG
- a CDS encoding DUF6020 family protein, with protein MLGLFLSLCLLLGASYYVYDSWKFLFHNKFQIACFIVAACGYWVLLYACLKHLYRALDADHKKEAHNVSTLSGLCNKVIDWFFRHPFLAPVLCIGSTWSVVFLIFFPGSVTWDGLWQLNQYFQVPMPESGSPIYFEPSNHQPYFATCIIGFVMQIGRLVGSDTGGVFLVVFIQITLCLSVYASVVAHEIKLGMPRSIAVGTTAFFALCPIWASYAQAVGKDALFAAFFCLFTLSLFDVALNRKAPERIDRRTWILLAISTLMVCLFRNNGLWAVLPTLIVACIALRTVRVSLLISMGSSTLLACVLMFVALPAMGIPKGSSAEALSIPFQQTARYLLEYPEDVTDKQMAVIDALFSGNDLASLYNPELSDPVKGTLKQDASIDEFASYGTVWFEMLLKHPDSYLQATLNNTYGYFYPSGVFDDHVDTYFFATNTSPVINTGFFDFEYVFDSGEHVRNVVSDASYLLERIPLLGIVVSCATYVWAFIIVFGYAVSRKKKVALYLCIPSLITLLICLASPVNACIRYFLPVMATLPVIIMACTLHKSRTLSEPIDDHESNRNANHASDRKVAARHRRKLGSTNRFNNLLKRTKTILEEKGGNRRGSEFQ; from the coding sequence GTGCTCGGTTTGTTTTTATCGCTTTGTTTGTTATTAGGTGCCAGCTATTATGTTTACGATTCGTGGAAATTTCTCTTTCACAACAAGTTCCAGATCGCGTGCTTCATTGTTGCGGCATGTGGCTATTGGGTTCTTCTCTACGCCTGCCTCAAACATCTTTATAGAGCGCTTGACGCAGACCATAAAAAAGAAGCGCACAACGTTTCGACGTTATCGGGTTTATGCAATAAAGTAATAGATTGGTTTTTTAGGCATCCCTTTTTAGCTCCAGTTCTATGCATAGGCAGTACATGGAGCGTTGTCTTCCTCATCTTTTTTCCTGGCTCAGTTACTTGGGATGGCCTCTGGCAGCTCAACCAGTATTTCCAAGTACCCATGCCAGAGTCAGGCTCCCCCATTTATTTTGAACCGTCAAACCATCAGCCGTATTTTGCCACATGCATAATCGGATTCGTGATGCAAATTGGAAGATTGGTTGGATCCGATACCGGAGGAGTGTTCCTCGTTGTTTTTATTCAAATTACTCTGTGCCTCTCTGTGTATGCCTCGGTAGTTGCCCACGAAATCAAACTTGGCATGCCACGATCGATTGCCGTTGGAACAACCGCTTTTTTTGCTTTATGCCCTATTTGGGCATCTTATGCCCAAGCGGTAGGAAAAGATGCGCTCTTCGCTGCATTTTTCTGTTTATTTACCCTTTCTCTTTTCGACGTAGCTCTCAATAGAAAAGCGCCTGAACGTATAGACCGACGTACATGGATTCTTCTTGCTATATCAACGCTGATGGTTTGCTTGTTCAGAAATAACGGGCTTTGGGCGGTATTGCCCACCTTAATTGTTGCTTGCATCGCGCTCAGGACTGTACGAGTTAGCCTTCTGATCAGTATGGGGTCGAGCACGTTGCTTGCATGCGTGTTGATGTTTGTTGCTCTTCCTGCAATGGGGATACCGAAGGGAAGCAGCGCAGAGGCATTGAGCATACCTTTTCAACAAACTGCTCGGTACCTCCTTGAGTACCCAGAAGATGTTACCGACAAGCAGATGGCTGTCATCGATGCTCTATTCTCCGGTAACGATCTTGCTTCGCTGTACAACCCCGAGCTCTCCGATCCAGTAAAAGGAACGCTTAAGCAAGACGCGTCGATCGATGAATTCGCATCTTACGGGACCGTATGGTTTGAGATGCTTTTAAAGCATCCAGATTCATATTTACAAGCGACACTCAATAATACCTACGGTTATTTTTACCCAAGCGGGGTCTTTGACGACCATGTTGACACGTATTTCTTTGCCACCAATACAAGCCCCGTTATTAACACAGGATTCTTCGACTTCGAATATGTATTCGATTCAGGCGAACACGTTCGAAACGTCGTTTCAGATGCCTCTTATCTACTCGAACGCATTCCTTTACTCGGAATTGTTGTGTCATGCGCGACATATGTATGGGCGTTTATCATTGTATTCGGGTATGCTGTATCGCGGAAAAAGAAAGTCGCACTCTACCTCTGCATACCCAGCTTAATCACTCTGCTGATCTGCCTAGCCTCTCCGGTTAATGCCTGCATCCGCTATTTTCTTCCCGTCATGGCCACCCTGCCCGTTATCATCATGGCATGTACTCTTCACAAATCACGTACTTTGTCAGAGCCCATTGATGACCACGAATCCAATCGAAATGCAAATCATGCTTCTGATAGAAAAGTTGCCGCTCGCCACCGAAGAAAGCTTGGCTCTACCAACCGATTTAATAACCTACTAAAACGCACAAAAACAATTCTGGAAGAAAAGGGCGGTAATCGTCGTGGATCCGAGTTCCAATAA